A genomic stretch from Acidobacteriota bacterium includes:
- a CDS encoding PqqD family protein: protein MPESTREDKVRLSGRVRFRDVAGQGVLVHLEEGRVLVVNDVGLFIVQALGRQAMTESELAEAVAQAFDVDASRAQSDVALFLEQLRGENALQTVGGSGGGSTGG, encoded by the coding sequence ATGCCTGAATCAACCCGTGAAGATAAAGTGCGCCTGTCCGGTCGGGTGCGCTTTCGCGACGTGGCCGGTCAGGGCGTGCTGGTGCACCTGGAAGAGGGGCGGGTGCTGGTCGTGAACGACGTGGGCCTCTTCATCGTCCAGGCGCTCGGCCGGCAGGCGATGACAGAGTCGGAACTGGCCGAAGCGGTGGCGCAGGCCTTTGATGTGGATGCGTCCCGGGCGCAGTCGGACGTCGCCCTCTTTCTGGAGCAGTTGCGCGGGGAGAATGCTCTCCAAACGGTCGGCGGATCGGGCGGCGGTTCAACCGGGGGGTGA
- a CDS encoding radical SAM protein, with the protein MYRDTVMKAVRANRLLHDVTLELTYRCNLNCFYCYNDRDRQGTPLSLAQYRVLLEDLARMQTLFLMLTGGEPMIHPHFFDIGNMTRELGFVVRIRTNGHLLTPRNVERLLREVEPYVVEVTLHGATAGVHDRQTRVPGSFERLMGNLRHARTAGLRCATVVTPTAWNEHQIEAMIALGDELGAPLRFQGPVGPRDNGDREPLSIQPSRATWDRIETLMAERRRNVSVEPECSVSKDSPEADAEEIASCRVGLAGVDIDPFGNVQPCMHVREVAGNLQQQSIEEIWHHSPLFAQVRQRAVAAASGWNGEQPRQFGSPLFCMAIDEMCSEDKERCVGP; encoded by the coding sequence ATGTACCGCGACACGGTGATGAAAGCGGTCCGGGCGAATCGTTTGCTCCATGATGTCACGTTGGAGCTCACCTATCGCTGCAATTTGAACTGCTTCTACTGTTACAACGACCGGGACCGGCAGGGGACACCGCTTTCGTTGGCGCAGTACCGGGTCCTGCTCGAGGATCTGGCCCGCATGCAGACCCTGTTCCTGATGCTGACCGGGGGCGAGCCCATGATCCACCCCCATTTTTTCGACATCGGGAACATGACCCGGGAGCTGGGTTTCGTGGTCCGGATCCGCACGAACGGCCATTTGCTAACCCCGCGCAATGTCGAGCGGCTGCTCCGCGAGGTGGAGCCGTACGTCGTCGAAGTCACCCTGCACGGGGCCACCGCCGGGGTGCATGACCGGCAGACCCGCGTCCCCGGCAGTTTCGAACGCCTGATGGGCAACCTGCGTCACGCGCGGACGGCCGGCCTGCGTTGCGCCACGGTGGTCACGCCCACCGCCTGGAACGAGCACCAGATCGAGGCGATGATTGCGCTCGGCGACGAGCTCGGGGCGCCCCTCCGATTTCAGGGGCCCGTGGGCCCGCGGGACAACGGCGACCGGGAGCCTTTGTCCATCCAGCCCAGCCGGGCCACCTGGGACCGGATCGAGACCCTGATGGCGGAGCGCCGGAGAAATGTCTCGGTGGAGCCCGAGTGTTCTGTGTCCAAAGACTCCCCGGAAGCCGATGCCGAAGAAATCGCCTCCTGCCGCGTGGGTTTGGCCGGCGTCGACATCGATCCCTTCGGCAATGTCCAGCCTTGCATGCATGTTCGGGAAGTCGCGGGAAACTTGCAGCAGCAGTCCATTGAGGAGATCTGGCACCACTCGCCCCTGTTCGCGCAGGTCAGGCAGCGCGCCGTCGCCGCGGCGTCCGGATGGAACGGGGAACAACCCCGGCAGTTCGGCTCGCCGTTGTTCTGTATGGCCATCGACGAAATGTGCAGCGAGGACAAGGAGAGGTGTGTCGGCCCATGA